The Hyphomonas sediminis genome contains the following window.
AAGCCTTTTGAGGGGGTGTTGCAGATCTGGCGCGAGTCGCATCGGTTGGCGGGCAGGCCGGAAAAAGTCGCCGCCTATGTCGGCTGGTGGTGGGCGACTTGGCTCATCTCGAACTTCCTGGCGAATATTTCCGTCCGGCTGACTGGATTTGTTGAAGCCCTCCCGACTTATAATGCTGGCGTATTGGTGGGTGTGGTTGGCAGTGCACTTTCTGTGGTGTGCGGGTTCCTTCTGTTGCGAACAACGAGGCAGGTTACTCAAGTTCAGACGGAAATGCATTCCGGCGGCCTTGCAGATACGTTCGGCTAGGGCGATTGCACTGGGAACGCTTCCCAAGGCCGCTCCTGCGCGATAGACAGCCCCCCACACAGCCAGAAACCAGATTATATCGAGGGGTTTTCCCATGGCCGGGCACAGTAAATGGGCCAATATCCAGCACCGTAAGGGCAAGCAGGACAAGAAGCGCGCGGTTCTGTTCGCGCGCCTGTCAAAAGAGATCACTGTCGCTTCGAAGATGGGCGGGTCGGATCCGGGCATGAACCCGCGCCTGCGCCTTGCCATCCAGAACGCCAAGGGCGCATCGGTGCCCAAGGACAACATCCAACGCGCCATCGACAAAGGCCAGAGTGGCGGCGGCGCCGATTATGCTGACATTCGCTATGAAGGCATTGGCCCGGGCGGTGTGGGGATCATCGTCGAAGCGTCCACGGACAACAAAAACCGCGCGGCAACCGACATCCGCACCGCATTCTCCAAGAATGGCGGCGCGCTCGGTCAGACCGGCTCTGTCTCGTTCAATTTCGACCAGCTGGGCGAGATCGAGTATCCGCTGTCTGCCGGATCGGCCGACGAGATCATGGAAGCGGCCATCATTGCCGGCGCCCAGGATGTCGAGACCGATGAGGAAAGCCATTGGATCTATACCGCGCGTGAGGATTTCGCGGCCGTCAGCACGGCGCTTGCCGAAACGCTGGGCGCAAACACCGAGGTCAAATCCGCCAAGATCATCTGGAAGCCGAAAGTGACGAGCCCTGTTACGGGTGACGCCGCCGAACAGTTGATGAAACTGCTCGACGTGCTGGACGAACTCGACGATGTGCAGAGCGTCTACGACAATTCCGAACTTTCCGAAGAAGAAATGGCCCGCCTCGCCGAGTAAGCGCTTAACGGGCCTGACGCTTCAGCCTCAGGAGACAACATGCGGATCGCCATCGCATCGGACCACGCTGCTTTTGCCATGAAAGCCTTGCTGGCCGATTGGCTGCGTGAGCAGGGGCATGAGGTTGAGGACCTGGGCCCCGACAGCGAAGCGAGCGTCGATTATCCTGACTACGGCTATCGTCTGGCGGCGCATATCGCTTCAGGCGCTGCAGAGCGGGGCGTTGCGCTGTGTGGATCGGGCATTGGTATTTCGATTGCCGTCAACCGCAACACAGATGTACGTTGCGCGCTTGTATCTGAGCCGCTGTCTGCTGCGCTTTCGCGCGAGCATAATGATGCGAACGTCATTGCCATGGGCGCCCGCATGATTGGCCCAGAGATGGCCAAGGCCTGCCTTACCGCTTTCCTGAGCACGCCTTTTGGCGGTGATCGGCATGCGCGCCGCGTCGCAAAGCTCGGCAAGGTCAGCGGTTAAGGCTCGCCTTCCTCAAAGCTGGTTTAATGGCGCGCACCTGTTTGGTGCGCGCCATTTGATTCAGACACCCAGGCCCAGGCTTTCAAGCACTGTTTCCGTGTCCGCGCCGGGACGCGGCGGAGGCAGACGCAGGCTGGCAGGCGTTTCGGAGAACTGGACCGGGTGGCGCATCGTGCGATAGCGCCCGGCCTCGGGATGCTCCGCTTCCGCGAAGAACCCTGTGGCCGCAAGGTGGGGGTCGGTCAACACCTCTGCGATTGTATTGTAACGCATCGCCGGAATGTCGGCTTTGTCCATCAGGTCCAGCCATTCTTCCGTGGTCTTTGTGGCGCTGACTTTTTCGATCAGGGCGTAGAGATCGCCAACATTCTCCGTGCGGGCCCGATAGGTGGAGAAGCGGGGGTCCTGGAAAATGTCTGGCATTCCGCCGATTTCGAAGAACTTCTCCCATTGCTCGTCAGAGTACGGAACGAGGCCGATGAAGCCGTTCTTGGTCGGGTAAGGGCGGCGGTTGGGGTTGATGGACCGCGTATAGGCGAGCTTGCCATTGCCGGGCAGGAAGGTCTCGCCGTAGAGGTTCTCCACCATGTTGAAGAAGGTGAAGCTCTCCAGCATCGGCACCTGCACGAATTGCCCTTTGCCCGTGCGGGCGCGGTGGAAGAGGGCTGCGAGGGTTGCATAGGTGGCAAACAGGCCGGCGGTCTTGTCCGCAACAAGGGACGGGGCATACTCCGGTCGCCCGCCCGAGCGCAGCGCATTGAGATCGGCAAAGCCCGAGGCGCCCTGGATCAGGTCGTCATAAGCCTGACGGTGTTCATACGGGCCACCTTTGCCGAAGCCGGCGCAGTGAACATAGACGATGTCTTCCTTCAGCGCCTTGACCTGCTCATAGCCAAAGCCGAGCCGTTCCATCCCCGCGAGGCGTACATTGTGGAAGAATACATCGGCAGTCTTCAGCAGTTCGGTCAGGGCCTTTTTGCCTTCCGGCGTTTTTGCATCGAGATTGATCGCCTGCTTGTTCCGGTTCAACGCCATATAGATCGGGCCGAGGTCCCCCGTGGGCGAAGCGCCGGCGTAGCGCATGGTGTCACGTTTCTTCGGAGGCTCAATCTTGATCACCTCCGCGCCAAGATCGGCGAGGATTAGCGTCGCGAAGGGCCCAAGGACCACGGAGCTCATATCGATAATTCGGATGCCGGAAAGCGGGCCAGGGCGGAACTTATCGGTCATTAAGGGCCTCCTCGTTTTTGGCTAACTGCCTTCACCCGGCCCCCAAGATCAAGGTGTACCCTAGCGTTAAAGGGCAAGTGCCTGACGCGCTTCTTCCATATGTTCTACCTTGGTCTCGAAGAGGGACCAATCATCGGCCTCCGCAATCGGCGCCCAGAGCGCCTCAACTTCGTCGATAAGCAGACTGACAGGGGAAGCCTTCTGGAAATAGACGTGGTCCAGCCGCTCGGGCCGGGCAGGGGCGCGGTTGAGCAATCCCACCCGGACCGCAGCAAACGGCGCGGTATTGTATAGACT
Protein-coding sequences here:
- the rpiB gene encoding ribose 5-phosphate isomerase B translates to MRIAIASDHAAFAMKALLADWLREQGHEVEDLGPDSEASVDYPDYGYRLAAHIASGAAERGVALCGSGIGISIAVNRNTDVRCALVSEPLSAALSREHNDANVIAMGARMIGPEMAKACLTAFLSTPFGGDRHARRVAKLGKVSG
- a CDS encoding CaiB/BaiF CoA transferase family protein — its product is MTDKFRPGPLSGIRIIDMSSVVLGPFATLILADLGAEVIKIEPPKKRDTMRYAGASPTGDLGPIYMALNRNKQAINLDAKTPEGKKALTELLKTADVFFHNVRLAGMERLGFGYEQVKALKEDIVYVHCAGFGKGGPYEHRQAYDDLIQGASGFADLNALRSGGRPEYAPSLVADKTAGLFATYATLAALFHRARTGKGQFVQVPMLESFTFFNMVENLYGETFLPGNGKLAYTRSINPNRRPYPTKNGFIGLVPYSDEQWEKFFEIGGMPDIFQDPRFSTYRARTENVGDLYALIEKVSATKTTEEWLDLMDKADIPAMRYNTIAEVLTDPHLAATGFFAEAEHPEAGRYRTMRHPVQFSETPASLRLPPPRPGADTETVLESLGLGV
- a CDS encoding YebC/PmpR family DNA-binding transcriptional regulator, whose amino-acid sequence is MAGHSKWANIQHRKGKQDKKRAVLFARLSKEITVASKMGGSDPGMNPRLRLAIQNAKGASVPKDNIQRAIDKGQSGGGADYADIRYEGIGPGGVGIIVEASTDNKNRAATDIRTAFSKNGGALGQTGSVSFNFDQLGEIEYPLSAGSADEIMEAAIIAGAQDVETDEESHWIYTAREDFAAVSTALAETLGANTEVKSAKIIWKPKVTSPVTGDAAEQLMKLLDVLDELDDVQSVYDNSELSEEEMARLAE